In the genome of Triticum urartu cultivar G1812 chromosome 5, Tu2.1, whole genome shotgun sequence, one region contains:
- the LOC125510983 gene encoding thioredoxin H2-2-like — protein MGSFLSSLWTPPPLPGDDPDSAVVAVHSKPAWDRHWEAHRNASKLMVIDFSASWCGPCRFIEPAFKEMASRFADALFVKIDVDELAEVAKTFRVEAMPTFVLVKGGQEVSRVVGAKKDELDRKIKTFISSS, from the exons ATGGGCTCCTTCCTGTCGTCCTTGTGgacccctccgccgctccccgGCGACGACCCCGACTCCGCCGTCGTCGCCGTCCACTCCAAGCCCGCCTGGGACCGGCACTGGGAGGCGCACCGGAACGCGTCCAAGCTG ATGGTCATCGACTTCTCCGCCTCCTGGTGCGGGCCCTGCCGCTTCATCGAGCCCGCCTTCAAGGAGATGGCCTCCCGCTTCGCCGACGCCCTCTTCGTCAAGATCGACGTCGACGAGCTCGCG GAGGTTGCAAAGACATTCCGCGTAGAGGCGATGCCGACCTTTGTACTGGTGAAGGGCGGGCAGGAGGTGAGTCGTGTGGTTGGGGCTAAGAAGGATGAGCTCGACAGGAAGATCAAGACGTTCATCTCATCGTCCTGA
- the LOC125510984 gene encoding probable F-box protein At4g22060, which produces MGKKQRRRAAWADLPEDLIGDVLRWLPSFADRARFRAVCRAWRAAWRSQPHPPAPWLAIPGNCVSLPDGAIHRVWSLPEDARATRCCGSLGDWVALVPADRPCRPFLLNLFSKARIPLPTWAE; this is translated from the coding sequence ATGGGGAAGAAGCAACGTCGGCGCGCCGCGTGGGCCGATCTCCCGGAGGACCTGATCGGCGACGTCCTCCGCTGGCTGCCGTCGTTCGCCGACCGCGCCCGCTTCCGCGCCGTCTGCCGCGCGTGGCGCGCCGCCTGGCGCAGCCAGCCGCACCCGCCGGCGCCGTGGCTCGCCATCCCGGGCAACTGCGTCAGCCtccccgatggcgccatccaccGCGTCTGGTCCCTTCCCGAGGACGCCCGCGCCACGCGCTGCTGTGGCTCCCTCGGAGATTGGGTCGCACTCGTGCCGGCGGACAGACCGTGCAGGCCCTTCCTGCTCAACCTGTTCTCCAAGGCTAGGATCCCGCTGCCGACGTGGGCGGAGTAA